Proteins from a genomic interval of Lelliottia amnigena:
- the murG_2 gene encoding UDP-N-acetylglucosamine-N-acetylmuramyl-(pentapeptide) pyrophosphoryl-undecaprenol N-acetylglucosamine transferase produces MSQVLAGLAAWSLGIPVILHEQNGIAGLTNKWLAKIATKVMQAFPGAFPNADVVGNPVRVDVLALPLPQERLIGRDGPVRVLVIGGSQGARVLNQTLPQVAAKLGDAVTIWHQSGKGAQQTVEQAYAEAGQPQHKVTEFIDDMAAAYAWADVVVCRSGALTVSEIAAAGLPAVFVPFQHKDRQQYWNALPLEKAGAAKIFEQPQFTAEAVATTLAGWNRDTLLEMAERARAAAIPDATERVANEVSLAAKA; encoded by the coding sequence ATGTCTCAGGTCCTGGCGGGTCTCGCGGCATGGTCGCTGGGTATTCCGGTTATTCTGCATGAGCAAAACGGCATCGCCGGACTGACCAACAAATGGCTGGCGAAAATCGCCACCAAAGTGATGCAGGCTTTTCCTGGAGCATTTCCGAATGCGGATGTTGTGGGGAATCCAGTGCGTGTTGACGTGTTGGCTTTGCCTCTCCCGCAGGAACGTCTTATAGGACGTGACGGCCCGGTTCGCGTGTTGGTTATCGGCGGCTCGCAAGGCGCGCGGGTATTGAACCAGACGCTTCCGCAGGTGGCTGCAAAGCTGGGTGATGCCGTGACTATCTGGCATCAAAGCGGCAAAGGGGCGCAGCAAACCGTGGAACAGGCTTACGCTGAAGCGGGTCAACCTCAGCATAAAGTCACTGAATTCATTGATGACATGGCCGCGGCGTATGCCTGGGCGGATGTCGTGGTGTGCCGTTCTGGCGCGCTGACGGTGAGTGAAATTGCCGCGGCAGGTTTGCCTGCGGTGTTTGTGCCTTTCCAGCACAAGGATCGTCAGCAGTACTGGAATGCGTTACCGCTTGAAAAAGCGGGCGCCGCCAAAATTTTTGAACAGCCGCAGTTTACCGCAGAAGCGGTCGCCACCACTCTGGCGGGCTGGAATCGAGACACATTGCTGGAAATGGCTGAACGCGCGCGCGCGGCAGCGATTCCTGATGCGACCGAACGGGTGGCAAATGAAGTGAGCCTGGCAGCAAAGGCTTAA